In one Umezawaea sp. Da 62-37 genomic region, the following are encoded:
- a CDS encoding IS630 family transposase, which translates to MRPAHVYADLTPGQHLELVTALHGPWRVAARIVIILLSASGMSAPEIAELLHYEPTTVRRWIARHTHDGIAGLPDRPRSGRPRLGSPRLGQRTHTLLQTPKAWTTARLWRAARRPEMSLRTFYRRLREQANWRRPRLIAKGDPDHDTTCATIAARVAALPVGSVVLAEDETHIDLLPRIRSCWMPTGLRHRILTPGSNIRRTVHGAINLATGTWHHHVSIKNVSVVFCHFLQMLLDAYPDAPVVAVLCDNGSTHHSGITRRWLAQHPRLQVIEGAKYSPQNNPVERVWAGLKHHIANTAPATMAARIRQAHTYFRSRTTEQNLTTAAPWTSPWLPEGFGQHFWPGA; encoded by the coding sequence ATGCGCCCCGCGCATGTCTACGCCGATTTGACCCCTGGCCAGCACCTTGAGCTGGTCACAGCACTGCACGGGCCATGGCGAGTCGCCGCCCGCATCGTCATCATCCTGCTGTCCGCGTCCGGAATGAGCGCGCCCGAGATCGCCGAACTCCTGCACTACGAGCCGACCACCGTGCGCCGCTGGATCGCCCGACACACCCACGACGGCATCGCCGGGCTTCCCGACCGGCCCCGCAGCGGACGCCCCCGCCTCGGCAGCCCCAGACTCGGGCAACGCACCCACACCCTGCTGCAAACCCCGAAAGCCTGGACCACCGCACGACTCTGGCGCGCCGCCCGACGACCCGAGATGAGCCTGCGCACCTTCTACCGGCGACTACGGGAACAAGCCAACTGGCGGCGCCCCCGCCTGATCGCCAAAGGCGACCCCGACCACGACACCACCTGCGCCACGATCGCCGCCCGCGTCGCCGCGCTCCCGGTCGGATCCGTGGTGCTGGCCGAGGACGAGACCCACATCGACCTGCTCCCACGGATCCGGTCCTGCTGGATGCCCACCGGACTACGACACCGCATCCTCACCCCGGGCAGCAACATCCGCCGCACCGTGCACGGCGCGATCAACCTCGCCACCGGCACCTGGCACCACCACGTCTCCATCAAGAACGTCTCCGTGGTGTTCTGCCACTTCCTGCAAATGCTGCTCGACGCCTACCCCGACGCGCCCGTCGTCGCGGTCCTCTGCGACAACGGCAGCACCCACCACAGCGGAATCACCCGCCGCTGGCTGGCCCAGCATCCACGCCTGCAAGTGATCGAAGGCGCGAAATACAGCCCGCAGAACAACCCCGTCGAACGCGTCTGGGCCGGACTCAAACACCACATCGCCAACACCGCACCCGCCACCATGGCCGCCCGCATCCGCCAGGCCCACACCTACTTCCGCAGCCGAACCACCGAGCAGAACCTCACCACCGCCGCACCCTGGACCAGCCCCTGGCTACCCGAAGGTTTCGGACAACACTTCTGGCCTGGTGCTTAG
- a CDS encoding relaxase/mobilization nuclease domain-containing protein, giving the protein MIAEVAGRGKRGSNTLGLLRYLFGRGRANEHRDPHIVAAWDPDWVRGEVWGEDATTAPGRARLTQQLDALMTGHQVDLPDGHVYHMVLSIPPSDVVTAGLSPQPEAHTDKDGKRHAQQRLPDALWRDLVESGIAALGLDADDEGRDGCRWVAVHHGLSTAGNDHVHVVVNVVRGDGRVANLHRDFLRWRDWCRRVEDERGWTRTAPASEGRSKATSRIELVRAETSGKRTERDQLRDFVTAAAAESADEIGFVLGLRRRGVLVAARPDAGPVTGYKVALRPDQHAAGQDRLTPEPLWFAGSTLRRDLSLLRLRARWADSMPLPANRQQTLWRDIADQPVGPQDSTGRTSEQTLRRELNRVRAAVETVTGAAEGIAPAPGLDQRTWHLFVERTADLVAAVRPHDPHRLLDKVHDELTRAAQLPHPVPTASSITSPGAKLLPVPVITAQEALRLLSAAARIAAHTRDVTPVVLALVVVAVLAIITALRTNAERHAIREGVCQQLDSTIAVLIVHPARDDLPLKKPPHLHQSVAATSPAARPDPIPISPNASARSRRTILPDSTRITRPAR; this is encoded by the coding sequence GTGATCGCGGAGGTCGCGGGCCGCGGCAAGCGCGGCTCGAACACCCTGGGACTGCTGCGGTACCTGTTCGGCAGGGGCCGCGCCAACGAACACCGCGACCCGCACATCGTGGCGGCATGGGATCCCGACTGGGTGCGAGGTGAGGTCTGGGGCGAGGACGCGACCACCGCCCCAGGACGTGCGCGGCTGACCCAGCAACTGGATGCGTTGATGACCGGGCACCAGGTGGACTTGCCGGACGGGCACGTCTACCACATGGTCCTGTCCATCCCGCCCTCCGACGTCGTCACCGCTGGCCTCTCGCCTCAACCGGAGGCGCACACCGACAAGGACGGGAAGCGGCACGCACAACAGCGACTGCCCGATGCGCTTTGGCGGGATCTGGTCGAATCCGGCATCGCTGCTCTCGGTCTGGACGCCGACGACGAGGGGAGAGACGGCTGTCGATGGGTCGCGGTCCACCACGGCCTCTCGACCGCCGGCAACGACCACGTCCACGTCGTGGTCAACGTGGTGCGCGGCGACGGCCGGGTGGCCAACCTGCACCGCGACTTCCTGCGCTGGCGCGACTGGTGCCGTCGGGTCGAGGACGAGCGCGGCTGGACGCGCACCGCCCCGGCTAGCGAGGGCCGCTCCAAGGCCACGTCGCGCATCGAACTCGTGCGTGCGGAAACCAGTGGGAAGCGCACCGAGCGGGACCAGTTGCGCGACTTCGTCACGGCTGCGGCAGCAGAGTCCGCCGATGAGATCGGGTTCGTCCTGGGCTTGCGCCGCCGTGGCGTACTGGTTGCTGCCCGTCCCGATGCCGGACCGGTCACCGGCTACAAGGTCGCCTTGCGGCCGGATCAGCACGCTGCCGGGCAAGACCGCCTGACACCTGAGCCGCTGTGGTTCGCCGGGTCGACGCTTCGCCGGGACCTGTCGTTGCTGCGGTTGCGCGCGCGTTGGGCCGACTCCATGCCGCTGCCCGCCAATAGGCAGCAGACGCTGTGGCGTGACATCGCCGATCAACCCGTCGGCCCGCAGGACTCAACTGGCAGGACGAGCGAACAGACGCTCCGGCGGGAATTGAATCGGGTACGCGCAGCCGTGGAAACCGTCACCGGCGCTGCAGAGGGCATTGCCCCGGCACCGGGCCTGGACCAGCGCACCTGGCACCTGTTCGTCGAGCGCACAGCCGACCTGGTGGCCGCGGTCCGGCCTCATGACCCTCACCGGCTTCTCGACAAGGTCCACGACGAGCTGACACGCGCCGCCCAACTTCCCCACCCCGTCCCGACAGCCAGTTCCATCACGTCGCCAGGCGCCAAGCTGTTGCCCGTTCCGGTCATCACCGCCCAGGAAGCGCTGCGGCTGCTGAGCGCCGCAGCTCGCATTGCTGCTCACACCCGTGATGTCACCCCCGTTGTCCTGGCCTTGGTCGTGGTCGCAGTCCTGGCCATCATCACGGCTTTGCGCACGAACGCCGAGCGTCACGCCATCCGTGAGGGGGTCTGTCAACAGCTCGACTCGACTATTGCTGTTCTGATTGTGCACCCAGCCCGCGACGACCTCCCGCTCAAGAAACCACCACATCTCCACCAATCCGTTGCGGCTACCTCGCCTGCCGCTCGGCCAGATCCGATACCGATTTCCCCTAACGCATCGGCGCGATCACGCCGAACCATCCTGCCCGACTCGACCAGAATCACGAGGCCTGCGCGATAA
- a CDS encoding ISAzo13 family transposase, with translation MSLIEDAGAALVAKFEVLMPHLDERQRRLLLAAEARTLGHGGIRLVARAAGVREATVSLGVTELESGEAPLGRVRRPGGGRKRAADLDAGLRPALLALVEPDVRGDPMSPLRWTTKSTRKLAAELTARGHRISADTVADLLREEGFSLQSNVKTLEGKQNPDRDAQFRYLNEQVKDHQATGEPVVSVDTKKKELVGQYANAGREWRPGGDPVEVDTHDFPNKTLGKAVPYGIYDLATNTGWVNVGTDHDTAAFAVESIRRWWKSTGRSTYPHAGRLLITADAGGSNGYRTRAWKAELAALTVETGLTITVCHFPPGTSKWNTIEHRLFSHITMNWRGRPLSSHEVIVNTIAATTTRTGLTVHAELDTDTYDTGVRVSDGQMDALPLDRHDWHGDWNYTLRPEAYPRIPVTVPDPFDQPSPDLAWLCHPAITGLPTHDWHNVIAALTAPHEDQREAQLVTRRGHRPRHKGGPDTGRRPILTLVDRLLATVLHYRSGLPQVAVAALFGVRPETINKRIRDIRILLEQAGLSIQPAEQRLTSLDDLYDLAHTAGITIPDGTTPTS, from the coding sequence ATGAGCCTGATCGAGGACGCGGGAGCGGCGCTGGTGGCGAAGTTCGAGGTGCTGATGCCGCACCTGGACGAGCGTCAGCGGCGACTACTACTCGCCGCGGAAGCCAGAACGTTGGGACACGGCGGGATCAGGCTCGTCGCCCGCGCCGCGGGTGTCCGTGAAGCCACGGTGTCCCTGGGGGTCACGGAGCTGGAGTCCGGTGAGGCCCCGCTCGGGCGGGTGCGTCGGCCCGGCGGGGGCCGTAAACGCGCCGCCGACCTCGACGCGGGACTGCGACCGGCGCTGCTGGCATTGGTCGAACCCGACGTGCGGGGCGACCCGATGTCGCCACTGCGGTGGACGACGAAATCGACTCGTAAGCTCGCCGCCGAACTCACAGCCCGTGGCCACCGGATCTCTGCCGACACCGTCGCGGACCTGCTGCGAGAGGAGGGTTTCAGCCTACAAAGCAACGTCAAAACCCTGGAGGGCAAGCAGAATCCCGATCGGGACGCGCAGTTCCGCTACCTCAACGAACAGGTCAAGGACCATCAGGCCACCGGCGAACCGGTGGTCAGCGTGGACACCAAGAAGAAGGAACTGGTCGGGCAGTACGCCAACGCCGGCCGCGAGTGGCGCCCGGGCGGTGATCCGGTCGAGGTCGACACCCACGACTTCCCCAACAAGACCCTGGGCAAGGCCGTGCCCTACGGGATCTACGACCTGGCCACCAACACCGGCTGGGTCAACGTCGGCACCGACCACGACACCGCCGCGTTCGCCGTCGAATCGATTCGTCGCTGGTGGAAGAGCACCGGCCGCAGCACCTACCCGCATGCCGGACGCCTGCTGATCACCGCCGACGCGGGCGGCTCCAACGGCTACCGCACCCGCGCATGGAAAGCCGAACTGGCCGCCCTGACAGTGGAAACCGGCCTGACGATCACCGTGTGCCACTTCCCTCCCGGGACGTCCAAGTGGAACACGATCGAGCACCGACTGTTCTCCCACATCACCATGAACTGGCGCGGCCGACCCCTGAGCAGCCACGAGGTCATCGTCAACACCATCGCGGCGACCACCACCCGCACCGGGCTGACCGTCCACGCCGAGTTGGACACCGACACCTACGACACCGGAGTCCGTGTCAGCGACGGGCAGATGGACGCGTTGCCACTAGACCGGCACGACTGGCACGGCGACTGGAACTACACGCTGCGGCCCGAGGCATACCCACGGATTCCCGTCACCGTCCCGGACCCATTCGACCAACCCAGCCCCGATCTGGCCTGGCTGTGCCACCCCGCCATCACCGGCCTGCCCACCCACGACTGGCATAACGTTATCGCCGCGCTCACCGCCCCGCACGAGGATCAACGCGAAGCCCAGCTCGTCACACGACGTGGCCACCGCCCCCGCCACAAAGGCGGCCCGGACACCGGTCGACGCCCGATCCTGACCCTGGTCGACCGACTTCTTGCCACCGTCCTGCACTACCGATCGGGGCTGCCCCAGGTCGCCGTCGCAGCCTTGTTCGGTGTGCGTCCCGAAACCATCAACAAACGCATCCGCGATATCCGGATACTGCTTGAACAGGCGGGCCTGAGCATCCAGCCCGCCGAACAGCGCCTTACCAGCTTGGACGACCTTTACGATCTTGCCCACACCGCAGGTATCACCATCCCGGACGGCACCACGCCAACGAGTTAA